A section of the Streptomyces sp. NBC_01591 genome encodes:
- a CDS encoding helix-turn-helix domain-containing protein, with protein MNERRTAGRDAGPEDDPGAVGRRVQRLRTERGLTQRQLAEPAYTPAYISTLEAGRVRPSEAAVRHLADRLGITYEELATGRPAHLATGLRLKLVEAQRTLATGAAEDAAVAYAGLLAEAGRHGLDEERATALLGLGHCALETGDLPTAREHFEAAEKLLADAPLPRRAPAVRGRAVAHLLAGELRYACYLLESAIDELNTSGLQDPGALLLLYTAAIAPYMDMGAHARAAQAGELALALAPQVSDPELVAGLHRSVARTLIAAGRTAEADASLARAAEIYQQLQIRTELAHCHWMRGYVHAQDGDLSGAETELRAARDMLASKRASLYTAQVEVELADVLRRRGRTTQARELLHRLLGELHPDRGSVHAGGAHRLLGLIHEEQGELESAEEHYVTALALLERAGAAGDLADICRLLGDLLRRVGRTEAAMDAYRTGLGHRASPGSTTLGPAPVRPPTT; from the coding sequence ATGAACGAGAGGCGCACAGCAGGGCGGGACGCGGGGCCGGAAGACGATCCCGGAGCCGTCGGCCGTCGCGTCCAACGGCTGCGTACCGAACGTGGCCTGACGCAGCGACAGCTGGCGGAGCCCGCCTACACCCCCGCCTACATCTCCACGCTGGAGGCGGGCCGGGTACGCCCGTCGGAGGCGGCCGTACGCCACCTCGCGGACCGGCTCGGCATCACGTACGAGGAATTGGCGACGGGACGCCCCGCCCATCTCGCGACCGGACTGCGGCTGAAACTCGTCGAGGCCCAGCGGACACTGGCCACCGGCGCCGCCGAGGACGCCGCCGTCGCCTACGCCGGCCTGCTCGCCGAGGCCGGCCGGCACGGGCTCGACGAGGAACGCGCCACGGCCCTGCTCGGGCTCGGCCACTGCGCGCTGGAGACGGGCGATCTGCCCACGGCCCGCGAGCACTTCGAGGCCGCGGAGAAGCTGCTCGCCGACGCTCCCCTGCCCCGGCGCGCGCCGGCCGTCCGGGGCAGGGCCGTCGCCCACCTCCTGGCAGGCGAACTCCGTTACGCCTGCTACCTGTTGGAGAGCGCCATCGACGAGCTCAACACCTCCGGCCTCCAGGACCCCGGCGCGCTCCTGCTGCTGTACACGGCCGCGATCGCCCCGTACATGGACATGGGAGCCCACGCCCGCGCCGCCCAGGCGGGCGAGTTGGCACTGGCCCTCGCACCGCAGGTGTCCGATCCCGAGCTGGTCGCCGGACTGCACCGCAGCGTCGCCCGTACGCTCATAGCGGCGGGCCGCACCGCCGAGGCGGACGCCTCGCTCGCCAGGGCGGCCGAGATCTACCAGCAGCTACAGATCCGTACGGAGCTCGCACACTGCCACTGGATGCGCGGCTACGTACACGCGCAGGACGGCGATCTGTCCGGCGCCGAGACCGAACTGCGCGCCGCCCGCGACATGCTGGCATCGAAGCGGGCCTCCCTGTACACGGCCCAGGTCGAAGTGGAGCTGGCCGATGTGCTGCGTCGGCGCGGCAGGACCACCCAGGCCCGGGAGCTGCTGCACCGGCTCCTCGGCGAACTGCACCCGGACCGGGGCTCGGTCCACGCGGGCGGCGCGCACCGACTGCTCGGTCTGATCCACGAGGAACAGGGCGAACTCGAGTCCGCCGAGGAGCACTACGTCACCGCGCTGGCCCTGCTGGAACGGGCGGGTGCCGCCGGTGATCTCGCGGACATCTGCCGGCTGCTGGGCGATCTGCTGCGGCGCGTGGGCCGGACCGAGGCGGCGATGGACGCGTACCGGACCGGGCTCGGCCATCGGGCCTCCCCCGGCAGCACCACACTGGGACCGGCACCGGTCCGGCCACCCACCACCTGA
- a CDS encoding M64 family metallopeptidase produces MHIRPRTRRAAGVMAGLALAGLLAATAATAPASAAPTGPDGGRRIAAEYFPEPGGSGRTVEVPAGAPARKGATAAPLSAAEAAVDGTVGEQAVTGPSDDRLDVVIIGDGYTAGQQADFHADATAKWADITALEPYKSYQGLFNVWTVDAVSNESGISGDPGADTVKDTALGSYFWCSDIERLICTDIDKAAAYAAKAPAADLVVVIANSTKYGGAGYSGLQAEGHPFNGVSTLSSDHASSSLIAAHEIGHSVGLLDDEYTYAEYGTWTGGEPGGINSTTYTPAQLTEKQAKWYRWLGQADPAGGTVGTYEGSAYYPLGLYRPTASSIMRELSNTEFNLPGREAMIAGFYRAGNALSSTVDTGTAVGPGRRITVSRADLRTAGAGTQTHRPGAVTGLARADLRWYVDGVEKVSARGRTSVTPAALGVRADGRGHRVTAESVDRTDAISDPAVRALATDTLTWNVRATGRRR; encoded by the coding sequence ATGCACATACGCCCCCGTACGCGCCGAGCGGCAGGAGTCATGGCGGGGCTCGCTCTCGCCGGCCTCCTGGCGGCGACCGCCGCCACCGCACCGGCGTCGGCCGCCCCCACCGGTCCTGACGGCGGCCGTCGCATCGCGGCCGAGTACTTCCCCGAACCCGGTGGCTCGGGCCGGACCGTCGAGGTCCCGGCCGGGGCCCCCGCACGGAAGGGCGCAACCGCCGCCCCGCTGAGCGCGGCCGAGGCCGCCGTCGACGGCACGGTCGGCGAACAGGCCGTGACCGGTCCGTCCGACGACCGCCTGGACGTCGTGATCATCGGTGACGGCTACACGGCGGGCCAGCAGGCCGACTTCCACGCCGACGCCACCGCCAAGTGGGCCGACATCACCGCCCTGGAGCCCTACAAGAGCTACCAGGGCCTGTTCAATGTCTGGACCGTCGACGCGGTCTCCAACGAGTCCGGCATCAGCGGCGATCCCGGTGCCGACACCGTCAAGGACACCGCGCTCGGCAGCTACTTCTGGTGCTCCGACATCGAGCGGCTGATCTGTACCGACATCGACAAGGCGGCCGCGTACGCCGCCAAGGCCCCGGCCGCCGACCTCGTGGTCGTCATCGCCAATTCCACCAAGTACGGAGGCGCCGGCTACTCCGGGCTCCAGGCCGAGGGCCATCCCTTCAACGGAGTCTCCACCCTCTCCTCCGACCACGCCTCGTCCAGCCTGATCGCCGCCCACGAGATAGGGCACTCGGTGGGTCTGCTGGACGACGAGTACACCTACGCCGAGTACGGGACCTGGACCGGTGGCGAGCCGGGCGGGATCAACTCCACCACCTACACCCCCGCGCAGCTCACCGAGAAGCAGGCCAAGTGGTACCGCTGGCTGGGCCAGGCCGACCCGGCGGGCGGCACGGTCGGTACGTACGAGGGAAGCGCCTACTACCCGCTCGGGCTCTACCGCCCCACCGCGTCATCGATCATGCGCGAGCTGAGCAACACCGAGTTCAACCTGCCGGGGCGCGAGGCGATGATCGCCGGGTTCTACCGCGCGGGCAACGCACTGAGCAGCACCGTCGACACCGGCACCGCCGTCGGACCGGGCCGGCGTATCACCGTGAGCCGGGCGGACCTCCGGACCGCCGGCGCCGGGACGCAAACCCACCGGCCCGGCGCTGTCACCGGTCTCGCCAGGGCCGATCTGCGCTGGTACGTGGACGGCGTCGAGAAGGTCTCCGCCCGGGGACGTACCTCCGTCACCCCCGCGGCGCTCGGCGTCCGTGCGGACGGCCGCGGACACCGGGTGACTGCCGAGAGCGTGGACCGTACGGATGCCATCAGCGACCCCGCCGTCCGCGCCCTGGCCACCGACACCCTGACCTGGAACGTCAGGGCGACCGGCCGCAGGAGGTAG
- a CDS encoding family 1 encapsulin nanocompartment shell protein encodes MNNLHRELAPVTEAAWDQIEEEARRTFSRHVAGRRVVDVTDPEGPELAAIGDGHLRDIDPPAPDVIARARTSVPVIEWRVPFTVTRSAVDDVERGSDDSDWQPVKDAARTCAFAEDMAIIDGYASAGITGLRDGSSHTPLTLPADARDYPTTVSQALTQLRLAGVDGPYRLLLGADAFTEATETSDHGYPVATHLARLLDDQILWAPAVKGGVLLSTRGGDFELCLGQDLSIGYQDHDATSIRLYFHQAFTFRMLTPEAVIPIIA; translated from the coding sequence ATGAACAATCTCCACCGCGAACTCGCCCCTGTCACGGAAGCCGCCTGGGACCAGATCGAAGAAGAGGCCCGGCGCACCTTCAGCCGCCATGTGGCGGGCCGCCGAGTCGTCGATGTCACCGACCCGGAAGGCCCCGAACTGGCGGCCATCGGGGACGGTCATCTGCGCGACATCGATCCGCCCGCTCCGGACGTCATCGCCCGGGCCCGTACCTCGGTGCCGGTCATCGAGTGGCGCGTGCCGTTCACGGTGACCCGGTCGGCCGTGGACGACGTCGAGCGTGGTTCGGACGACAGCGACTGGCAGCCCGTCAAGGACGCCGCCCGCACCTGTGCGTTCGCGGAGGACATGGCGATCATCGACGGGTACGCGTCGGCCGGGATCACCGGGCTCCGGGACGGCTCCTCGCACACGCCGCTGACGCTGCCCGCCGACGCCCGCGACTACCCGACCACCGTCAGCCAGGCCCTCACCCAGCTGCGACTGGCCGGTGTCGACGGGCCGTACCGGCTGTTGCTGGGCGCCGATGCCTTCACCGAGGCCACCGAGACCTCCGACCACGGGTACCCGGTCGCCACCCATCTGGCCCGGCTGCTCGACGACCAGATCCTGTGGGCGCCCGCCGTCAAGGGCGGTGTGCTGCTGTCCACCCGTGGCGGTGACTTCGAGCTGTGCCTCGGCCAGGACCTGTCCATCGGCTATCAGGACCATGACGCGACCAGCATCCGGCTCTACTTCCATCAGGCGTTCACCTTCCGGATGCTGACGCCCGAGGCCGTGATCCCGATCATCGCCTGA
- a CDS encoding Dyp-type peroxidase → MPDATAEPAAAQPVVAPLTSAALILVATIEPGGEPAVREVLPDLAAFARSIGFRFPDAGLACVTGFGSGAWDRLFAGPRPARLHPFQELHGARHHAPATPGDLLFHIRAERMDVCFAWAAQLLDRLGGAVTVVDETQGFRYFDHRDLLGFVDGTENPVGADARSAALVGAEDPPFAGGSYVVVQKYLHDLASWNALSTEEQERVIGRTKFDDVEFADDVKPADSHVALNTITDPDGTERDILRANMPFGSFGQGEFGTYFIGYAADPGVTEQMLRNMFLGSPPGTHDRILDFSTAVTGTLFYAPGADFLDALPPSPSSAGTDALPEPASAPVTAEATVPAAPADGSLHIGSLQESAQ, encoded by the coding sequence ATGCCCGACGCCACCGCGGAACCGGCCGCGGCCCAGCCCGTGGTCGCGCCGCTGACCAGCGCCGCACTGATCCTGGTCGCCACGATCGAGCCCGGTGGCGAGCCCGCCGTACGCGAGGTGCTGCCGGATCTCGCGGCCTTCGCCCGCTCCATCGGGTTCCGGTTCCCCGACGCCGGTCTGGCCTGTGTGACCGGCTTCGGTTCCGGTGCCTGGGACCGGCTGTTCGCCGGGCCGAGGCCCGCCCGGCTCCACCCGTTCCAGGAATTGCACGGCGCCCGGCACCACGCGCCCGCCACCCCGGGGGATCTGCTGTTCCACATCCGGGCCGAACGGATGGACGTGTGTTTCGCATGGGCGGCCCAGCTGCTCGACCGGCTCGGCGGGGCGGTGACGGTGGTCGACGAGACGCAGGGGTTCCGCTACTTCGACCACCGGGATCTGCTCGGATTCGTCGACGGCACAGAGAATCCGGTGGGGGCGGACGCACGGTCGGCGGCCCTGGTCGGCGCCGAGGATCCCCCGTTCGCAGGCGGCAGTTACGTCGTCGTGCAGAAGTATCTGCACGACCTCGCGTCCTGGAACGCGCTGAGCACCGAGGAGCAGGAGCGAGTCATCGGCCGTACGAAGTTCGACGACGTCGAGTTCGCCGACGACGTCAAACCCGCCGACTCGCACGTCGCCCTCAACACGATCACCGACCCGGATGGCACGGAGCGCGACATCCTGCGGGCCAATATGCCGTTCGGCAGCTTCGGACAGGGCGAGTTCGGCACGTACTTCATCGGTTACGCCGCCGATCCGGGGGTGACCGAGCAGATGCTCCGCAATATGTTCCTCGGCAGTCCACCCGGCACGCACGACCGCATTCTCGACTTCTCGACCGCGGTCACCGGCACGCTCTTCTACGCCCCCGGCGCCGACTTCCTGGACGCCCTGCCGCCCTCGCCCTCGTCGGCCGGAACCGACGCCCTGCCGGAGCCCGCGTCCGCGCCGGTGACGGCGGAGGCCACGGTCCCGGCCGCTCCGGCCGACGGTTCGCTGCACATCGGCAGCCTGCAAGAAAGCGCCCAGTGA
- a CDS encoding zinc-binding dehydrogenase produces the protein MSTSAGGASALACRYMTAFHGVVDQARVRGGEWVAAYGAGGGMGLSTVEIAAATGANVIAIDITDEKLEAARALGSVHTINAAKDEPTEAVKTLTRGGAHVSVDAVGIAAACRNSVLSLRTRGRHLQLGHTTATEKGDVALPIDVMMVKELEILSAFGMQGQRFGTMLNMIAAGRLDPGRIVTRTVGLHEASGVLESLETYGPTGVVVIDEFQA, from the coding sequence ATGTCGACGAGTGCGGGAGGCGCCTCCGCGCTCGCCTGCCGCTACATGACCGCCTTCCACGGCGTCGTTGACCAGGCGCGGGTCCGCGGCGGTGAATGGGTCGCGGCGTACGGCGCCGGTGGCGGCATGGGCCTGTCGACGGTGGAGATCGCCGCGGCGACGGGTGCCAACGTCATCGCGATCGACATCACGGACGAGAAGCTGGAGGCCGCGCGGGCCCTGGGCTCGGTCCACACCATCAACGCGGCGAAGGACGAGCCCACGGAGGCGGTGAAGACCCTCACCAGGGGCGGCGCCCACGTGTCGGTCGACGCCGTGGGGATCGCTGCCGCCTGCCGCAACTCCGTCCTGTCCCTGCGTACGCGGGGCCGCCACCTCCAGCTCGGGCACACCACCGCCACGGAGAAGGGGGACGTCGCGCTGCCGATCGACGTCATGATGGTCAAGGAGCTGGAGATCCTGAGCGCCTTCGGCATGCAGGGCCAGCGGTTCGGCACGATGCTGAACATGATCGCCGCCGGCCGCCTCGATCCCGGCCGGATCGTGACCCGCACCGTCGGCCTCCACGAGGCGAGCGGGGTGCTGGAGTCCCTGGAGACGTACGGACCGACCGGCGTGGTCGTCATCGACGAGTTCCAGGCCTGA